From a single Cytophagales bacterium WSM2-2 genomic region:
- a CDS encoding CDP-alcohol phosphatidyltransferase — MIQKKHVPISLILFRLVLAPVILGLVFFLREESRVIVLILMYLGLLSDILDGIIARHLNVSSPTLRRFDSQADMIFWVSIGVSTWMLYPELISQNAIPITIIFIMEGMCYAISLIKFKKETCTHAFLSKLWGITLLIAFTSLIGFNHAGFPFMLAIVFGLISHIDRILITLILPHWTHDIPSFYHAFLIRKGVDFKRNKLLN, encoded by the coding sequence ATGATTCAGAAAAAACACGTTCCTATCAGTCTCATCCTGTTCAGACTTGTACTGGCTCCAGTAATACTGGGATTGGTTTTTTTCCTTCGTGAGGAAAGCCGGGTTATCGTTTTAATACTCATGTACCTCGGGCTACTCTCAGATATCCTGGATGGCATCATTGCCAGGCATTTGAACGTCTCTTCACCAACACTTCGAAGATTCGACAGTCAAGCAGATATGATTTTTTGGGTGTCTATTGGAGTAAGCACATGGATGCTCTATCCAGAATTGATTTCACAAAATGCTATCCCCATTACCATCATTTTTATCATGGAAGGAATGTGCTACGCTATCAGTCTTATCAAGTTCAAAAAAGAGACTTGCACTCATGCTTTCCTTTCCAAGTTATGGGGCATCACTTTGTTAATCGCATTCACGTCACTTATCGGGTTCAACCACGCTGGCTTTCCATTTATGCTGGCCATCGTGTTTGGTCTGATTTCTCATATCGACAGAATATTGATCACATTGATCCTTCCCCATTGGACACACGATATTCCCAGTTTTTATCACGCTTTTCTCATAAGAAAAGGGGTCGATTTTAAACGCAACAAGCTTTTAAACTAA
- the dapA gene encoding 4-hydroxy-tetrahydrodipicolinate synthase, with product MKKLFGTGVALVTPFHANGAIDFNSLKKLLAHTAKGVNYYVVMGTTGESATMNKEEKKEVLKFVIKNNPKKLPVVYGIGGNNTAAVLEEIEATNFRGVSAILSVSPYYNKPSQEGIYQHFKKVADTSPVPVILYNVPGRTSSNLSADTTLRLAQHKNIIGVKEASGNLEQCMKIAKDKPANFLLISGDDLLTVPICSVGGVGVISVLANAFPDIFRKMTEAALAGNYTKARTEVFKLLEINGPMYEEGNPTGVKYLLSLLKVCGADVRLPVVQPSGGLRKKIEKALEKMK from the coding sequence ATGAAAAAACTCTTCGGAACAGGAGTGGCGCTTGTCACTCCATTCCATGCCAATGGCGCCATCGATTTCAACTCGCTAAAAAAATTATTGGCCCACACAGCCAAGGGTGTCAATTATTATGTGGTGATGGGCACGACTGGTGAGTCGGCTACCATGAACAAAGAGGAAAAGAAAGAGGTCCTGAAATTTGTCATCAAGAATAATCCTAAAAAACTTCCCGTAGTTTATGGTATCGGTGGTAACAACACGGCTGCCGTACTCGAAGAAATCGAGGCGACTAACTTCCGGGGCGTTAGTGCTATTCTCTCGGTAAGTCCATACTACAACAAACCATCTCAGGAAGGAATCTATCAGCACTTCAAAAAAGTAGCTGATACATCACCTGTTCCTGTGATTTTATATAACGTCCCAGGGCGTACTTCTTCGAACCTTTCAGCAGATACTACCCTGCGCCTGGCACAGCACAAAAATATCATTGGTGTGAAAGAGGCCTCAGGAAACCTGGAGCAATGCATGAAGATCGCGAAGGACAAACCCGCTAATTTTCTTTTGATCTCAGGTGATGATTTACTCACTGTTCCGATTTGCTCAGTAGGTGGAGTTGGAGTGATCTCTGTTTTGGCTAATGCATTCCCTGATATCTTCCGAAAAATGACTGAGGCTGCTCTCGCTGGAAATTATACCAAAGCAAGAACAGAAGTCTTTAAGCTTCTCGAGATCAACGGACCGATGTATGAAGAGGGCAACCCGACAGGCGTGAAATACTTGCTGAGCCTGCTCAAGGTTTGCGGTGCGGATGTACGCCTGCCAGTAGTCCAGCCGTCCGGTGGATTGAGGAAAAAAATCGAGAAAGCGCTGGAGAAAATGAAATAA
- the ligA gene encoding DNA ligase, which produces MTSAEAKKQILELTDKINYHNDLYYQKNKSEISDFEFDQLLEKLNHLEKEFPDFKFPDSPTQRVGGTITKEFVSVVHEYPMLSLGNTYSPQELQDFDSRVAKGLDGAPYEYFCELKFDGVSISLKYENGILVQGVTRGDGVRGDDVIANAKTIRTLPLKVKAKNVPVKFEVRGEVFLPKDVFKQLNKEREDIGEETYANARNTASGTLKMQDSKEVSKRKLDCFLYYLLGDDNNVQTHEEAIKKIESWGFQVSQTYKKCKNIDEVLKYIESWEKKRSELPLETDGVVIKVNNLSQQEQLGFTAKSPRWAISFKFKAESVSTRLNGITYQVGRTGAVTPVAELEPIFLAGTTVKRASLHNANEIARLGLCIGDFVFVEKGGEIIPKVTSVDSTKRVKGLLPVKYISKCPECGTALIRQEGEANHYCPNESGCPPQIKGRIEHFIQRKAMDIDSLGERTIAQLYDLGLAKTPADLYDLKKEDVMKLEGFKELSTKNLLQGIETSKSVPFESVLFAIGIRFVGKTVAEKLARHFKNMDALAQATYDQLLEAPEVGEKIAQSVSEFFKQKENRREIDRLRKAGLQFESSFKEPEKVSNALEGKSFVISGTFQNYERDELKDVIVAHGGKVLSSVSKKLDFLVAGENMGPAKREKAEELGVKIIDEPEFEKMIGK; this is translated from the coding sequence ATGACATCCGCAGAAGCCAAAAAGCAAATCCTTGAACTAACCGACAAGATCAATTATCACAACGACCTGTACTATCAGAAAAATAAGTCGGAAATCAGTGACTTTGAGTTCGACCAGCTGTTGGAAAAACTTAACCATCTGGAGAAAGAATTTCCAGATTTCAAATTTCCCGATTCACCTACCCAACGGGTTGGAGGTACCATCACTAAGGAATTTGTATCAGTGGTTCATGAATATCCTATGCTCTCGCTTGGCAACACTTACTCCCCCCAGGAGCTTCAAGATTTTGACAGTCGTGTGGCAAAAGGATTGGACGGAGCGCCTTACGAATATTTTTGTGAGCTGAAATTCGATGGGGTATCGATCAGTTTAAAATATGAAAATGGAATTTTAGTGCAGGGCGTGACCCGTGGGGATGGTGTGCGGGGTGATGACGTTATTGCCAATGCGAAGACGATCCGCACACTGCCGTTAAAAGTCAAGGCAAAGAATGTTCCCGTCAAATTTGAAGTACGTGGCGAGGTCTTTCTCCCAAAAGATGTTTTCAAGCAACTCAATAAAGAGCGAGAAGATATTGGTGAAGAGACTTACGCCAACGCGCGCAATACCGCCAGTGGTACATTGAAAATGCAGGACAGCAAGGAAGTATCCAAACGTAAACTGGACTGCTTTCTCTACTATCTGTTGGGGGACGATAACAACGTTCAGACGCATGAAGAGGCAATCAAAAAAATTGAGTCCTGGGGATTCCAGGTTTCACAGACATATAAAAAATGCAAGAACATTGACGAGGTTCTGAAGTACATTGAAAGTTGGGAGAAAAAAAGAAGTGAGCTTCCCCTCGAAACTGATGGGGTAGTGATCAAAGTCAACAACCTCTCACAGCAGGAACAACTCGGGTTCACCGCTAAGAGTCCACGCTGGGCAATTTCATTTAAGTTCAAAGCGGAAAGTGTAAGCACGCGATTGAACGGGATCACCTACCAGGTGGGGCGCACCGGGGCCGTGACTCCGGTAGCCGAGTTGGAACCCATTTTTCTTGCTGGTACTACTGTGAAGCGCGCCTCCTTGCACAATGCCAATGAAATCGCGCGTCTTGGGCTGTGTATCGGAGATTTTGTATTTGTAGAAAAAGGCGGAGAAATTATTCCCAAGGTGACGAGTGTTGATTCAACGAAGCGAGTCAAGGGTCTTCTGCCAGTAAAATATATTTCGAAATGCCCGGAGTGTGGGACGGCTTTAATACGCCAGGAAGGAGAAGCCAATCATTATTGTCCGAATGAATCAGGTTGCCCTCCGCAAATCAAAGGCCGCATTGAGCATTTCATCCAACGCAAGGCCATGGATATCGATTCGCTTGGAGAACGAACTATCGCCCAGCTTTATGACTTGGGTCTTGCCAAAACTCCGGCCGATCTTTATGATCTGAAAAAAGAGGACGTGATGAAGTTGGAGGGGTTCAAAGAGCTTTCCACTAAAAACCTACTACAGGGAATCGAAACCTCAAAATCTGTACCATTTGAATCGGTTTTATTCGCCATTGGCATTCGGTTCGTTGGCAAAACGGTAGCTGAGAAACTGGCTCGCCATTTCAAAAACATGGATGCACTTGCCCAAGCTACTTATGATCAGCTTCTCGAAGCTCCTGAGGTAGGTGAAAAAATCGCACAGAGCGTCTCTGAATTTTTTAAGCAGAAAGAAAACCGGAGGGAAATTGACCGACTAAGGAAAGCAGGTCTTCAATTTGAAAGCTCGTTCAAAGAGCCTGAAAAGGTAAGCAACGCTTTGGAAGGAAAATCATTCGTTATTTCAGGCACATTCCAGAATTACGAACGTGACGAGCTCAAAGACGTAATTGTAGCTCATGGAGGTAAGGTCCTTTCGTCTGTTTCCAAAAAACTGGACTTCCTGGTCGCAGGCGAAAACATGGGGCCAGCCAAACGTGAGAAAGCAGAGGAACTTGGAGTGAAGATCATCGATGAGCCAGAGTTTGAGAAGATGATTGGGAAGTGA